From Pseudoxanthomonas sp. YR558, the proteins below share one genomic window:
- a CDS encoding TIGR03862 family flavoprotein → MPSPSPDTPHSPSTVAIIGGGPAGLMAAETLRAAGLQVDLYDAKGSVGRKFLIAGKGGMNLTHSDPFDVFVTRYGERANDVATWLRDFDADALRAWARGLGVETFVGTSGRVFPTDLKAAPLLRGWVRRLREQGVRFHVSHRWYGWDEAGALRFATPEGDLRVRPDAVLLAMGGGSWPELGSDGAWVEALQARGVETAPLQPSNCGFDIGWSEHLATRFAGEPLKPVTAHWHAADGTPQQRQGECVVTATGIEGSLVYALSPMLRDDIAREGHATLVLDLLPGREEHDLVRRLAKPRGSRSLSEHLRREAGVSGVRAALLYEVLDKTALADPARIARTLKRFPFRLQRARPIEEAISSAGGLPLEALDEGLMLRGLPGVFAAGEMLDWEAPTGGYLLTACFASGRQAALGVVDWLAQRNA, encoded by the coding sequence ATGCCTTCGCCGAGCCCCGACACCCCGCATTCGCCATCCACCGTCGCCATCATCGGCGGCGGCCCCGCCGGCCTGATGGCCGCCGAAACATTGCGCGCCGCAGGGCTGCAGGTCGATCTGTACGACGCGAAGGGCTCCGTGGGAAGGAAGTTCCTGATCGCCGGCAAAGGCGGCATGAACCTCACCCACTCCGATCCTTTCGATGTCTTCGTCACGCGCTATGGCGAACGCGCGAATGACGTCGCCACGTGGCTTCGCGATTTCGACGCGGATGCGCTCCGTGCCTGGGCACGCGGACTCGGCGTGGAGACGTTCGTGGGGACGTCAGGCCGCGTGTTCCCTACCGACCTCAAGGCCGCGCCGCTGCTGCGCGGCTGGGTGCGACGCCTGCGCGAACAGGGTGTGCGCTTTCATGTGTCGCATCGCTGGTACGGCTGGGACGAGGCCGGCGCGTTGCGCTTCGCCACGCCGGAAGGCGACCTCCGCGTACGGCCCGATGCGGTCTTGCTCGCGATGGGCGGCGGCAGCTGGCCGGAACTGGGCTCGGACGGCGCCTGGGTCGAGGCATTGCAAGCGCGTGGGGTCGAGACCGCGCCACTGCAGCCGTCCAACTGTGGTTTCGACATCGGCTGGAGCGAGCATCTGGCCACGCGTTTCGCCGGCGAACCCCTGAAGCCCGTCACCGCGCACTGGCATGCCGCTGACGGCACACCACAGCAACGACAGGGCGAGTGTGTGGTTACCGCCACGGGCATCGAAGGCAGTCTGGTCTACGCACTGTCGCCGATGCTGCGCGACGACATCGCACGCGAGGGTCACGCCACGTTGGTACTGGATCTCCTACCCGGGCGCGAGGAGCACGACCTGGTGCGCCGGTTGGCCAAGCCCCGGGGCTCGCGGAGCCTGAGCGAACACCTGCGCCGCGAAGCCGGGGTCAGCGGCGTGCGTGCCGCGCTACTTTATGAAGTGCTCGACAAGACGGCGTTGGCTGATCCGGCACGCATCGCGCGTACCTTGAAGCGGTTTCCGTTCCGCCTGCAGCGCGCGCGCCCCATCGAGGAAGCGATCAGCAGCGCGGGTGGCCTGCCGCTGGAAGCACTCGACGAAGGCCTGATGCTGCGCGGACTGCCCGGCGTGTTCGCCGCCGGCGAAATGCTCGACTGGGAAGCACCCACCGGCGGCTACCTGCTGACGGCGTGCTTCGCCAGCGGCCGCCAGGCCGCGCTGGGTGTGGTCGACTGGCTGGCGCAACGCAACGCCTGA
- a CDS encoding RidA family protein, which translates to MIQRFDVGARLSEMAIHNGVIYLAGQVAEDATQGIAGQTQQVLAEIDALLARAGSDKAKILRAEIFIKDLQDFEAMNRVWDAWVPEGNAPPRATVQANLARPGWLIEIVVTAAV; encoded by the coding sequence ATGATCCAGCGGTTCGACGTCGGCGCACGCCTCTCCGAAATGGCCATCCACAACGGCGTGATCTACCTGGCAGGGCAGGTGGCGGAAGACGCCACACAAGGCATCGCCGGGCAGACCCAGCAGGTGCTCGCCGAGATCGACGCGTTGCTGGCGCGTGCGGGCAGCGACAAGGCGAAGATCCTGCGGGCGGAGATCTTCATCAAGGACCTGCAGGACTTCGAAGCGATGAACCGTGTGTGGGACGCATGGGTGCCGGAGGGCAATGCGCCCCCGCGCGCGACGGTGCAGGCGAATCTGGCGCGTCCGGGATGGCTGATCGAGATCGTGGTGACCGCGGCGGTCTGA
- a CDS encoding DUF998 domain-containing protein has translation MPAAAPTASTSQTRTIRLTAMLAITGAVLFLLVAGALQVVRHDLAWPQATLSQYLSGPYGLLLRSAYCLLAATIVLLALGLRAQLTPQARSGAPVLLFALGAVALAGVAVGDSWLPAIAPEFHVWFHHTCAITAFLSVTAGMVLQAWRFRLDAAWRPYFPLAAAWSLACFALLWVHALWAPAGKGWVQKLLIALIVSAMLLAGTWLWRAARRARR, from the coding sequence ATGCCCGCTGCCGCGCCGACCGCTTCCACCTCGCAGACCCGTACGATCCGACTGACGGCGATGCTGGCGATCACCGGAGCGGTCTTGTTCCTGCTGGTGGCGGGGGCGCTGCAGGTCGTTCGCCACGATCTGGCCTGGCCCCAAGCCACCCTGAGCCAATATCTGAGCGGACCTTACGGTCTGCTATTGCGGTCGGCCTATTGCCTGCTGGCGGCCACCATCGTGCTGCTGGCGTTGGGCCTGCGCGCCCAGCTGACACCGCAGGCGCGGAGCGGCGCTCCGGTATTGCTGTTCGCCCTGGGCGCTGTCGCGCTCGCTGGCGTGGCGGTCGGCGATTCCTGGTTGCCCGCGATTGCGCCGGAATTCCACGTCTGGTTCCACCACACCTGTGCGATCACGGCGTTCCTGAGCGTCACCGCGGGCATGGTGCTGCAGGCGTGGCGCTTCCGTCTCGATGCGGCCTGGCGGCCGTATTTCCCGCTGGCCGCGGCCTGGTCGCTCGCGTGCTTCGCCTTGTTGTGGGTGCACGCGCTGTGGGCGCCGGCCGGAAAGGGTTGGGTGCAGAAACTGCTGATCGCGCTGATCGTCTCCGCGATGCTGTTGGCGGGTACGTGGCTCTGGCGTGCCGCCCGCCGTGCGCGGCGCTAA